The following is a genomic window from Onthophagus taurus isolate NC chromosome 1, IU_Otau_3.0, whole genome shotgun sequence.
taaatgcatcaagtttggactcactttaaaggttattttatgaagattattttcgaataataaaattaaagttgacattgacaactgaaagttttaattgttatttaatcctaaattcttgtacattttaattgatctaaaaattttttttttgatttaatccacttgccttgcttataatttcatccatttacctattttgaatttaatacaacctttaaatccaattaattatgtgtttttcattaaaataacttaaattcaacgtcaattttgacaagcaagtgcaatatttggatattaatcaccatggtaaccgagtaaagttggataaccttaaagtaatacaattttattccgattgtttttatcaattctaacctaatttttattaattttaaaccaattCGAATTCTTTACGATCGATTTTCAGTTAAATACAgctttttaaaccaatttagactttttttcttaaaaaaacttaaattcaatttcaattttgacaagcttGCACACTTgtaatatttggatcttaatcaccatggtaaccgagtcaagttggataacctaccaataataaaattataatcgttaatatttcgctttatattttaatatttttaaaattttttttttatagttttgtatattgcttcttaagtgaaatacactgtataaataaaaacatagaaatgtcaattgttccaatgacgtcacagcAAGACCTTTGCGGGGGGATATGTTCATAACAACAGCTCAACGGACCTTGATACATCGAACGTGAAGTTAACACACCACTTCATTACGTAGGTACTGGTAGGTACTTGACAAGTTGAGCTCACTTATGTATAGGTGTATTTTTTAATCTGATGTCAAATTGAAGAAacgaaaactattaaaaacatcgtaacgttaataaaattaaaatttaatttgtgttaaataattgtagatataaaaattgaattaagtaaattatttataaaagtattaatttaattaatccggtttttttttaaatatttttttaactaatatCGTATTAAAATGAATGTGGTGTATGTATAGATgtcaaaaataaactaattgtcattttgacgttttgttgttaaccgcactttttgaatttttcgttattattattataattaataataattataatggcTATGTTGGCGGTACAAGGTGTTAATCAAACGGGAATTCCCGATAAAATGTGGCAACCGCCTTTTGTTGTATTAGAAACAACGTtagttgaaatatttttttaatttcttgaaataatcGCTTTTTTTGCAGAATGGGTGAAATTACAATAGAATTATATTGGAAACACGCCCCACAAACTTGTAGGAACTTTGCTGAATTAGTCCGGCGGGGTTATTATAACAGTACGATTTTTCATAGGATAATTCGTGATTTTATGATACAAGGGGGTGATCCTACGGGTACAGGAAAAGGTGGGGTTTCAATTTATGGTCAAACTTTTAAAGACGAGATTCACCCCGAATTAAAACACACCGGGGCGGGGATTCTTTCGATGGCTAATGCTGGTCCGGATACGAATGGATCTCAATTCTTCATTACTTTAGCTCCTACACAGTGGTTGGATGGTAAACACGCTATATTTGGTCGTGTACATTCCGGAATGACCGTTGTTAAAAGAATTGGGTTGGTGGAAACCGATAAAAACGATAAACCAGTGGATGAGGTTAAAATAACAAGGGGAAAAGTATTAAaatcttgattatttttaaaatttgtgatacatttttatattgaataaaaataaaccaaaatattctaaaaataacccacttttatttagattttgacGTCATAAAAGAATTACAAAAcaacttgaaataaaaaataatgagatTGATGAGCACattctaacctcaaaaaaaaaaaacgatcaTATCGATTGTACgtgattatttgttttgtgatAATATGGCTTGATTTACTCGATAAATTCCTCGAAATATAACAGAAAAGTCGCTTTTCACGCGTACTTATCTAAAATGAACCGTGAGAAATAAAGAAAGCGACCTATTTAAAGGAATATGAGTAATATTTTAGTGCATCCTTTAAGTGATAATCCAACGGCGGCCTGGAAAGAGATTTGTAAaacccaaaaattatttaaagttaacgTTAAATTACCCGCTAAACCACCGAATGATAACCAAATTCGTTTCGTGTGTATGAGTGACACCCACTCGTTGGTTCATAACATTAAATATGATATTCCCGATGGTGATGTTTTTATTCACGCTGGAGATTTTTCACGGTGCGGTCATATAGATGAAGTTAAAGAGTTTAATAAATGGataggtaataaatttaattagtttttatttaggttttaaacattttttttaaggaaCTTTGCCCCATAAACATAAAATCGTAATCAGTGGGAACCACGAATTAAGTTTTGACCCGAAATTTATAGAtgtgtttaaaaagaaatttgagcCTTCATCAAGACACAGAGAAATCTTCCATTGTCCGAGTTACGGAAAAGGTGAAGATGATATCAAAGAAGCTGTTCACACCGAAAATATAAGACATTATTTAACGAATTGTACTTATTTGGAAGACGCTGGATTGGAATTGTATGGAATTAAAATATACGGAACGCCctggtaataaaatttttaaaattatgtttctccgaaaataaaattctattttagGCAACCATCCTTTGGCAATTGGGGGTTTAATTTAGAACGCGGCTCAGAGTGTCTTCAGAAATGGAATCTAATCCCGGAAAACActgatattttaataacacaTACCCCACCAGTCGGACACGGAGATTTAGTGTGTTCGGGAATAAGGGCTGGTTGTGTTGAACTCTTAACAACTGTCCAGGAGAGAGTTAAACCGAAATATCACATTTTCGGGCATATTCATGaaggttattttttattaattttaaaattacaaataattaataaaataaaatgaaattttttaggttatggaGTGTCATCTGAtggtaaaattatttatattaatgcTTCAACGTGTGATATAAACTACATGCCTAATAATTTACCTATTGTTTTTGATTATCCCATCCCTGAGGGATTTTCAAAGAATTAGGAACTCAATAGACTTGATAGGATTAGTATAAAACGATATTATCGGCCACACTTTAGAGGATAGGTACacttttttattcatattttttattaattttttaacacacCTTAAATTATGTTGAGATATTAATATGCTTAAAACTCAGTGTGTTGAGAAGTTAATTTCTATAATTTATAACACCactaacattttctttatttaatttaataattatcatCCTTTTTTActggttttttatttttaacaatgtaGAGTTTGTTTGTAgagtttttaacatcttttacgtaataaaacaacaCAATTTCGTGATAACTTTGTCTTCTTATTGCTAAGAAAACGTTGAATGTTGTAGTATGCTTTCTATTTTATTGTAGTTTGTGTGAGTATTAATTTAGAAACGTAATTTCTCTGtatatcaaatttatatttgttattctctattttttaattcggaggagtgttttcaaattgaagcgtcaaaaagaagggttgctattggtcagttttatgcaaaaattacACTAGGAAGATTTGAGATGTTGTCGACcgcctagaaacattcagccACACGTCTCTTTGTATGCcgaaacccgaatgattctataCCTTTTCAAGTTCAAATTGGCATTAACCCTTTCTGTCCCAAGACAGAATTAAatcgctatcaaaatacacgcagtaaaggcctttggaatcaattttagtaaaatatgcaatccctCCATTccaataaattctttattacgTTAGCATCAACATTTACATCTTGTCacaaaagatgctaatttacaAATTACTGGAGgctatatttattgaaattaaggaatgaaacttattttaaattaaagctcaaagctttctctttaaaatgatgtataataattgatgggttggattggaaaaatattgagaaaaaaaatgttgaaacaaaacttacattttcgtataacctgaaagtgtcaaaaaggatgataatttaaaaattcctggaagccgtctTTATTGAAAATAGGAAAtgagactcattttaaattaaagatcaaagctttctctttaaaatgatgtataataattgatgggttggattggaaaaatattgagaaaaaaaatattgaaacaaaacttacattttcttataacctaaaagtgtcaaaaaagatgctaatttaaaaattcctggaggctgtatttattgaaattaaggaatgaaacttattttaaattaaagctcaaagctttctctttaaaatgatgtataataattgatgggttggattggaaaaatattgagaaaaaaaatgttgaaataaaacttacattttcgtataacctaaaagtgtcaaaaaagatacatactaatttaaaaatttctggaagccgtatttattgaaattaaggaatgagacttattctaaattaaagctcaaagctttctctttaaaatgatgtataataattgttgggttggatcggaaaaatattgagaaaaaaaatgttgaaacaaaacttacattttcgtataacctaaaagtgtcaaataagatgctaatttaaaaattcctgaaaaccgtatttattgaaattaagaaatgagacttattttaaattaaagctcaaagctttctctttaaaatgatgtataataattgttgggttggattggaaaaatattgagaaaaaaatgttgaaacaaaacttacattttcgtacaacctcaaaatgtcaaaaaagatgctaatttaaaaattcctggaggctgtatttattgaaattaagaaatgaaacttattttaaattaaagctcaaagctttctctttaaaatggtgtataataattgttgggttggattggaaaaatattgagaaaaaaaaagttgaaatataacatattttcgtataacctaaaagtgtcaaaaagatgttaatttaaaaatttggaagccgtatttatttaaattaaggaatgagacttattctaaattaaagtgtcaaaaaagatgctaatttaaaaattccttataTTGTTTCTGCTCATGTTAACAAAAcgcaaaaacttttttgattcttttcttAAGTCCCTTTCCAGAGATTTGACATATACTCGACGATCCTGTCGTATACTCTGGATGGTTTAACTAGCGCAGCATACAATGAATTTTtacataacaatttaatagaTCTGCTTGACTATGTACCAGATGTAATATGGTTTTCCAGCATGATGGATACCCTTCACACTATTcccaaaatgttcaaaattcattaaatgaaatgtttacTAATCATTGGATTGAAAGAGGAGTCCTGATTTGATGCCCcttgatttttatgtgtggGGCCACATGAAAGAAAGGGTGTATGTTACACAAGTCAACTCTAAGGATGAATTAATAGTAAAAATTCAAAACGAAgcatatgttttaaaaacgtcaattacAATTACCCCCCGTaactcaaatatgaattttaatttccgtttcgagttgcagaaattggtcatttttcgattttggtcgaacagtatgttcacaactttgggattttgtacgcccttaaatgaaaacactctcccgtaaatttttgtatagggAATGTTCTAAGAgtgctaaactcaaatattaattttaatttacgttttgaattgcaaaaaatcggtcatttttcgattttaaaatctatggcTAACTTCACAACCATATATTTTATGCTTACTAGTCGTCTTAAGAGAGGTAGagctaaacggaatgtttaTAATTCTAGTAAtctcaaattatattgacatgttacattttatgtaGGACAAAGCATGTAGGTACACCccggtttttattatttttaatcaaataagtaGTTACATTCGTTTATTATGTAAACGtgacttttcattttactccttcgaattaaaaaatagagtataataTACCGGGTGTCACACTTAACTGGTttgttagaacttttttaggttccactattcgtacagttttgaaatgttGTTAGCATGGGTTGTTTATTCGGAACTtccgatctaaaatattttcaagatggccactTCCGGTATACCgaaagtagaccataacttcgttattttaaatgaaatgctaTCTTTTAACTgtgcgtaaaaaaatatgctgACTTTCATAagagttattggtacctagcgttttccgttttcgagttattttgattttaagtttcttttttgacaatttcgaCTTTCttgccattgaatatggagaaacagtaattcaatttttgaccagtctgtataagatactacgatacaacaaatgacaatctatttgacagcatctgaagagtaatcgtgccaatgtagatcttttttgaatgaacgaaacctgagatatggggttttaaagagcttgttgaaatttacgagaaaaagcttaaaaccaaaataactcgaaaacgaaaaacgctaggtaccaataacttttatcaaagtcaacctattttttcacttacaattaaacggtgtaataaaaactatagcattccatttaaaataacaaagttatagtctacttccggtaaaccggaagtggcggccatcttgaaaatattttagatcgaaagttccgaatgaacaaacCATGctaccaaattttcaaatccaCGAATAGTGgcacctgaaaaagttctaaggAACCAATTAcgtgaaacaccctgtatttaaaaatattttactggttaaattttaaaagtgacatttaaagtcaaatttgacagttaaccTATAAAGTaaaattggttttattttaattatttttaataaatttgtatttttacattaattttaagttcCAAATTCATTTTTCGAATGATATTTCATAATTCGGTGGGTTTCTTATAAAAGAActgagaaatttttttttataacctcaaaatattaaaaatgaactaattgttattatttgtcTTAAAATAGATGGTTTTGCCTTTAATTTCAGATATCAATCAACAATAAATTccttaataaagattattcgattttttaatattttattaaatggttttaaaatcgtttcGATGTTATAATCGGTGATGGTGATATCGAgagattacaaaaaaattatttatataataaataagaaaattgtttcaggattataaaaataaatctgcACAATGTCTTCTAAAACGGAATTAACCACGTTAACAgaagaaaatctttataaacaaCCCGAAGAGATCTTCGATGtcattcaaaaaatcggtGAGGGTTCTTTCGGAAGTGTTTACAAATCAATTCATAAAGAAACCAATCAAATATTGGCGATTAAACAGGTTGCCGTTGATAGTGATCTTCAAGAAATCAtcaaggaaatttcaataatgcaACAATGTCATTCGCCGTACATCGTAAAATATTACGgaagtttttttaaagatacaaCATTATGGATTGTTATGGAATATTGTAGTTTGGGTTCAGTTTCTGATATAATCAAATTGcgtaaaaaaactttaacggAAGATGAAATTGCTTGTATTTTATCCGACGTGCTTAAAGGATTGGAATATTtacatagaaaaaaaatgattcatCGTGATATAAAAGCGGGAAACGTTCTTTTAAACTCAGAGGGACACGCAAAATTAGCAGATTTTGGAATAACGGCTCAATTAACACATAACATCACGAAATGCAACACAATGATTGGAACACCTTATTGGATGGCCCCCGAAGTTATTTTAGAAATCGGATATGATTCTTTAGCTGATATTTGGAGTTTAGGAGTGACAGCCTTAGAAATGGCTGAAGGTAAACCACCATACGCCGATATCCATCCAATGAGGGCCCTTTTTATGATTCCAACAAGACCGCCACCATCATTTCAAGAATTAGATAAGTGGAGTGCCCCTTTTATCGATTTTGTTAGTGTATGTTTAGTAAAAAATCGCGTTGAACGTGCAAAAGCAACAGATTTAAGATATCACGAATTTATAATGACCGGTAAAGGACCTAACGTACTTAGTGAGATAATTTCCGACGtaaattccattaaaaataaacaaagtaaTAATGTGAGTAAAAGTagtgaagaaaataataaaaaaaatgtcggTAAAGATGATGATACGTTAAAAGACGTGTGTTGTGGAAAgagtgatgaacaatttgggcaAAGTATGAATACGACCAAAATTAATCTCACCAATGGGAAACAATACGGTAGTAGAGGAAGTAAAGAATTGGGGAAGGAAGTTCACGAGTTGGGAACAAGCAATTTCGATAATATGGCCATGTcaatttcagactttttcGATTTCAAAGTTTTAAGTGTATTAAATTACGATGAGTTACAACAGTTAATGATGAAGTTGGATACGGAGATGGAAAAGGAAATCAATGAGTTAAGAGAACGGTATTTACTAAAGGAGAAACCCATTTTAGATGCCATcaatggaaaaagaaatagacaacaaaacttttaagaaattaggttaattttattcttgagTGCTGTGTTTAAGTAacttaattgaattttaaattaattaattaatacgaatccaagtttttctttgtgatcaagtatttattattagttatatttaagttaattaatttttgacagCTGTCATTAAGGATTTTTGGTTCGGtttaagtataaaaaattaataaaaccccGTTAATATCCTaacattctttattttattattctaatgcttttaatttaattaaattgatacGAATCCAAGTTGTCTTTGCGATTAAGTATTTATTATCTATAATTAGGTTAACTATTTTGACTTTTGACATGACAGCTGTCATAAAGGATTTTTGGTTagatttaagaataaaaaattaataaaaatcgtttaatatAGAAACATTCTTTGTTTTATTCTACTAATTATCTTAACTTAgttaaattctaaattaatatgaatccaatttattattatgtatatttaGGTTAATTATTTTGACATGACTCAAAAACCCTGAGACAACTAGAAAATTTGAACAAGAACTAGAAGAACAAATGGATAGCACATGTGAAGACATTGAATAAGAAATATACTCCGCCACATATACAGGCCAAATATACGGCCATCTAGAAAGGTTAGCTGAAGCAAATGTTCCGCCAAACAGTTTTTAGAACCTGCAAAATAGCAGATATAAGGACCGCGTGGAAAAAATCTAGAAATGCTGGGAGTTAGAAACTAGAAGGTCAAGGC
Proteins encoded in this region:
- the LOC111428354 gene encoding peptidyl-prolyl cis-trans isomerase-like 1 isoform X2 → MGEITIELYWKHAPQTCRNFAELVRRGYYNSTIFHRIIRDFMIQGGDPTGTGKGGVSIYGQTFKDEIHPELKHTGAGILSMANAGPDTNGSQFFITLAPTQWLDGKHAIFGRVHSGMTVVKRIGLVETDKNDKPVDEVKITRGKVLKS
- the LOC111428354 gene encoding peptidyl-prolyl cis-trans isomerase-like 1 isoform X1, whose protein sequence is MAMLAVQGVNQTGIPDKMWQPPFVVLETTMGEITIELYWKHAPQTCRNFAELVRRGYYNSTIFHRIIRDFMIQGGDPTGTGKGGVSIYGQTFKDEIHPELKHTGAGILSMANAGPDTNGSQFFITLAPTQWLDGKHAIFGRVHSGMTVVKRIGLVETDKNDKPVDEVKITRGKVLKS
- the LOC139428848 gene encoding serine/threonine-protein kinase 4-like, with product MSSKTELTTLTEENLYKQPEEIFDVIQKIGEGSFGSVYKSIHKETNQILAIKQVAVDSDLQEIIKEISIMQQCHSPYIVKYYGSFFKDTTLWIVMEYCSLGSVSDIIKLRKKTLTEDEIACILSDVLKGLEYLHRKKMIHRDIKAGNVLLNSEGHAKLADFGITAQLTHNITKCNTMIGTPYWMAPEVILEIGYDSLADIWSLGVTALEMAEGKPPYADIHPMRALFMIPTRPPPSFQELDKWSAPFIDFVSVCLVKNRVERAKATDLRYHEFIMTGKGPNVLSEIISDVNSIKNKQSNNVSKSSEENNKKNVGKDDDTLKDVCCGKSDEQFGQSMNTTKINLTNGKQYGSRGSKELGKEVHELGTSNFDNMAMSISDFFDFKVLSVLNYDELQQLMMKLDTEMEKEINELRERYLLKEKPILDAINGKRNRQQNF
- the LOC111428338 gene encoding metallophosphoesterase domain-containing protein 1; the encoded protein is MSNILVHPLSDNPTAAWKEICKTQKLFKVNVKLPAKPPNDNQIRFVCMSDTHSLVHNIKYDIPDGDVFIHAGDFSRCGHIDEVKEFNKWIGTLPHKHKIVISGNHELSFDPKFIDVFKKKFEPSSRHREIFHCPSYGKGEDDIKEAVHTENIRHYLTNCTYLEDAGLELYGIKIYGTPWQPSFGNWGFNLERGSECLQKWNLIPENTDILITHTPPVGHGDLVCSGIRAGCVELLTTVQERVKPKYHIFGHIHEGYGVSSDGKIIYINASTCDINYMPNNLPIVFDYPIPEGFSKN